One part of the Acidobacteriota bacterium genome encodes these proteins:
- a CDS encoding protein kinase: MKERYHQLKELFQAALERTPAERTAFLVAACQADQTLRAEVNELLAANEQTSYIDAAALLQEALDDATLPLSSTADSMVGQQLGPYRILREIGHGGMGSVYLAERDDKQFKKQVAVKLLRVGSSMQAQHSELIVRRFRQERQILASLEHPNIARLLDGGATPAGLPYLVLEYVEGQPLDEYCDGQQLSLRERLQLFRTVCSAVHYAHQNLVVHRDLKPSNILITQAGTPKLLDFGIAKILNPESFDQTIDQTLPSVRLMTPAYASPEQVRGEAITTASDVYALGVVLYELLTGHRPYQLAVHSLHETARVICETEPPKPSAIVTRAEVITGSDGRERATITPAEVGRARQEAPERLCRQLAGDLDNIVLMALRKEPQRRYASVEQFSEDIQRHFDGLPVRASRDTFAYRSAKFMRRNRAGVAAAALVTLSLIAGIITTAWQARVARAERVKAEQRFNDVRKLAHTVVFELHDAIETLPGSTPARALLVQRSIEYLDSLAREAASDVALQRELATAYERIGDLQGNPYRANLGNGQGALQSYRQALALREAVLQKNPRDAAAQLDLADSLLKLCGAVEYAEGADAALKLGQRALGLCNGALQTQPASERGRQLLASSHETVGNALRANKNFDGALANYGKSLSGFEALFQTATAPADKARYQRNLAINLRKYGDVEWMRGQQQAGLALALRALEQFTALAQAEPNNAQAQFALSAQHTSLGNYYWEAKDLPQAEAHYRQGLQLDELCVRNDPNNVQMRRSLIVNSQNVGYTLAQQGHVAQAQPYCDKALTELAALLKTNATAPGLLNMAKEIYGYDGEVNVLCAERRGVTRAESQRYWQAALKSYQRSLDLLQQLKEKGLVRQVDAQQEASLQSEIAKCKSQLER; encoded by the coding sequence ATGAAAGAACGTTACCACCAACTCAAAGAGCTATTTCAAGCCGCCCTGGAACGCACGCCAGCGGAACGCACAGCCTTCCTTGTTGCGGCTTGCCAAGCGGATCAGACGTTGCGCGCCGAAGTGAATGAGTTGCTCGCCGCCAACGAACAGACCAGTTACATTGACGCCGCTGCGTTATTGCAAGAGGCGCTCGACGATGCCACGTTGCCGCTCAGTAGCACCGCTGACTCAATGGTCGGTCAACAACTCGGCCCCTATCGCATCTTGCGCGAAATTGGGCACGGCGGCATGGGATCGGTTTACCTGGCGGAGCGCGATGACAAGCAGTTCAAAAAACAGGTGGCGGTCAAACTCTTGCGGGTCGGTTCTTCCATGCAAGCCCAGCACAGCGAATTGATCGTGCGCCGCTTCCGGCAGGAACGGCAGATTCTCGCCTCGCTTGAACATCCGAATATCGCGCGCTTGCTCGATGGCGGTGCGACGCCAGCAGGGCTGCCTTACCTGGTGCTCGAATACGTCGAAGGCCAGCCGCTGGATGAATACTGCGACGGCCAACAGCTATCACTGCGCGAACGGTTGCAACTCTTCCGCACGGTCTGCTCAGCAGTGCATTACGCCCATCAAAACCTGGTCGTGCATCGCGACCTCAAACCCAGCAACATACTCATCACTCAAGCGGGCACGCCAAAGCTGCTCGATTTCGGCATCGCCAAAATCCTCAATCCCGAAAGCTTTGACCAAACGATTGATCAAACGCTGCCCTCGGTGCGTCTGATGACGCCCGCCTATGCCAGCCCCGAACAGGTGCGCGGCGAGGCGATCACGACCGCCAGCGATGTTTATGCCCTCGGCGTCGTGCTTTACGAATTACTGACCGGCCATCGGCCTTATCAGCTTGCGGTACATTCGCTGCACGAGACGGCGCGCGTGATTTGCGAAACGGAACCACCCAAACCCAGCGCCATCGTGACGCGCGCCGAAGTCATCACCGGCAGCGATGGCCGTGAACGGGCCACCATCACGCCTGCCGAAGTCGGTCGCGCGCGTCAGGAAGCGCCGGAGAGATTGTGCCGCCAGTTGGCCGGGGATTTGGACAACATCGTGCTGATGGCGCTGCGCAAAGAACCGCAGCGGCGTTACGCCTCGGTCGAACAATTCAGCGAAGACATCCAACGTCACTTCGACGGTTTGCCGGTGCGCGCCAGCCGCGACACTTTCGCCTATCGCAGCGCCAAATTCATGCGGCGCAACCGGGCGGGCGTAGCGGCGGCGGCGCTGGTGACTCTTTCCTTGATTGCCGGAATCATCACGACCGCCTGGCAAGCGCGTGTGGCCCGCGCCGAACGGGTCAAAGCCGAACAACGCTTCAACGACGTGCGCAAGCTGGCGCACACCGTCGTTTTTGAATTGCACGACGCCATCGAAACTTTGCCCGGCTCAACGCCCGCGCGCGCTTTGCTCGTGCAACGTTCAATTGAATATCTCGACAGCCTCGCCCGCGAAGCCGCGAGCGATGTTGCGCTGCAACGCGAACTCGCCACAGCGTATGAAAGAATCGGCGACCTACAGGGCAATCCCTATCGCGCCAATCTCGGCAACGGCCAGGGCGCGCTGCAAAGTTATCGCCAGGCCTTGGCTTTGCGCGAAGCCGTCCTGCAAAAAAATCCGCGTGACGCGGCGGCGCAACTTGATCTGGCCGATAGCCTGCTCAAACTCTGCGGCGCGGTCGAATATGCCGAAGGCGCGGACGCCGCGTTGAAACTGGGGCAGCGCGCTTTGGGACTTTGCAACGGCGCATTGCAAACGCAACCCGCCAGCGAACGTGGCCGCCAACTGTTGGCGAGCAGTCACGAAACCGTCGGCAATGCCTTGCGCGCGAACAAAAATTTCGACGGCGCGCTGGCCAACTATGGCAAGAGCCTGTCGGGCTTTGAGGCGCTCTTTCAAACGGCGACTGCACCTGCCGACAAAGCCAGATACCAGCGGAACCTGGCGATCAACTTGCGCAAATACGGCGATGTCGAATGGATGCGCGGCCAGCAGCAAGCGGGCCTGGCGCTGGCGTTGCGTGCGTTGGAACAGTTCACCGCCCTCGCGCAAGCCGAACCGAACAACGCGCAGGCGCAATTCGCGCTCTCGGCGCAACATACTTCCCTTGGCAATTATTACTGGGAGGCCAAAGACTTGCCGCAAGCCGAAGCACATTACCGCCAAGGGCTGCAACTGGATGAGCTTTGCGTCAGGAACGATCCCAACAACGTGCAGATGCGGCGCAGCCTGATCGTCAACAGCCAAAATGTCGGCTATACGCTGGCACAACAGGGCCACGTCGCCCAGGCGCAACCTTACTGCGACAAGGCGCTCACCGAATTAGCGGCGTTGCTCAAAACCAACGCGACCGCGCCCGGCTTGCTCAATATGGCGAAGGAGATTTACGGCTACGACGGCGAAGTCAACGTCCTCTGCGCGGAACGGCGCGGCGTGACAAGGGCAGAGAGCCAGCGCTATTGGCAAGCTGCGCTCAAAAGCTATCAACGCAGCCTGGACTTGTTGCAACAACTCAAAGAAAAGGGACTGGTGCGGCAAGTTGACGCGCAACAAGAGGCGTCCTTGCAAAGTGAAATTGCCAAATGCAAAAGCCAACTCGAGCGTTGA
- a CDS encoding inositol monophosphatase, producing the protein MLNQAEELRTRLLRVGETVRDHVLAELRRQSTEALSEVAFETAADKIYVIDRSVETIMLPALVAEIQPLTSFALICEGVNDEEPLAFPAGTPLDECAARLIIDPIDGTRPIMYNKRSAWWLAGLAPNKGAATRLSDIEIAVQVEIPTTRAALTDNLWALRGQGAHGETLNLFTNERTSFTPQPSRAITISGGFASFFHPFPGGKEVFAAMEEALAQRLIGGLEVSKTALFDEQYLTTGGQLYELMCGRDRLLVDVRGLLYEKFARAGKATGHACHPYDLCTALIAAEAGVLLTDGRGQTFDAPMDTTSDVSWIGFANAAIRAEVEPVLLSLLAQHGLF; encoded by the coding sequence ATGCTGAATCAAGCGGAAGAGTTGCGCACGCGGTTGTTGCGCGTAGGCGAAACGGTGCGCGATCACGTGCTGGCCGAATTGCGGCGGCAATCCACCGAGGCGCTGTCGGAAGTCGCGTTTGAAACGGCGGCGGACAAAATCTACGTCATTGACCGCTCGGTCGAAACGATTATGCTGCCCGCGCTGGTCGCCGAGATTCAGCCGCTGACTTCGTTCGCGCTGATTTGCGAAGGCGTAAATGACGAAGAGCCGCTGGCCTTCCCGGCTGGCACGCCGTTGGATGAATGCGCGGCGCGGCTGATCATTGATCCGATAGATGGCACGCGCCCGATTATGTACAACAAGCGCTCAGCCTGGTGGCTGGCCGGCCTCGCGCCGAATAAAGGCGCGGCGACCAGACTCAGCGACATCGAAATCGCCGTGCAGGTCGAAATCCCGACGACACGCGCGGCCTTAACCGATAATCTTTGGGCGTTGCGCGGGCAAGGCGCACACGGCGAGACGCTCAATCTATTCACCAACGAACGCACGTCTTTTACGCCGCAGCCCTCACGCGCGATCACAATCAGCGGCGGCTTTGCGTCCTTCTTTCACCCTTTTCCCGGCGGCAAAGAAGTCTTCGCGGCAATGGAAGAGGCACTGGCGCAACGCCTGATCGGCGGCTTGGAAGTCAGCAAGACGGCGCTGTTTGACGAACAGTACTTGACCACCGGCGGACAGCTTTATGAATTGATGTGCGGGCGTGATCGGCTGTTGGTGGATGTGCGCGGGCTGCTCTATGAAAAGTTCGCGCGCGCGGGCAAGGCCACCGGCCACGCTTGTCATCCTTACGATCTGTGCACCGCCTTGATTGCCGCAGAAGCAGGCGTGTTGCTCACCGATGGGCGCGGCCAGACCTTCGACGCGCCAATGGATACGACCAGCGATGTCTCGTGGATCGGCTTTGCAAATGCGGCGATTCGCGCGGAGGTTGAGCCGGTGTTGCTTTCTTTGTTGGCGCAACACGGCTTATTTTGA
- a CDS encoding DUF1957 domain-containing protein, giving the protein METGYLSLILHAHLPFVRHPEYPDFLEEDWLYEAISETYIPLLTAFNTLRNDGVKFRVTMSMTPPLCEMLSDALLQERYARHLDKLCELSEKEVERTAREAPDFHSAALMYQRHFNECREVFNRYERNLVRGFRELQDAGFVEIITCCATHGFLPLMSNEEAKRAQIQIARTNYSKHFGRPPRGIWLAECAFNPGDDKYLAEAGIQFFITDAHAILYGTPRPRRGIYAPVVTETGVAVFARDSETSEQVWSSEIGYPGDPLYREFYRDLGYDAQDFDYIKPYLHDDGVRRNIGLKYHRITGKVPLHAKEPYVPEWAQERVAEHAGNFLENRQKQAAHLSYTLGRPPIIVAPYDAELFGHWWFEGPFFLYYLFQKLHHDQNQIQAISPIDYLEMYPDNQTQTPSASSWGAEGYNRVWINRQTDWLYLHQQVAELRMVELAERFPQTEGLLQRALNQAARELLLAQSSDWAFIITTGTMVQYAVKRFKDHIHRFTRLYEMIEAGELDEAWLTDVEGKDNIFAELDYRVYAPSL; this is encoded by the coding sequence ATGGAAACCGGCTATTTAAGCTTAATCCTGCACGCGCACCTCCCCTTTGTGCGTCATCCCGAATATCCCGACTTCCTCGAAGAAGACTGGCTGTACGAAGCGATCAGCGAGACCTACATCCCGCTGCTGACGGCCTTCAACACGCTGCGCAATGACGGCGTCAAGTTCCGCGTGACGATGTCCATGACGCCGCCGCTGTGCGAGATGCTCAGCGATGCCTTGTTGCAGGAACGTTACGCGCGCCATCTGGACAAGCTCTGCGAGCTTTCCGAAAAAGAGGTCGAACGCACAGCCAGGGAAGCGCCCGATTTCCATTCTGCCGCGTTGATGTATCAACGTCATTTCAACGAATGCCGCGAGGTCTTCAACCGCTACGAACGCAATCTGGTGCGCGGCTTCCGCGAATTGCAGGACGCGGGTTTTGTCGAGATCATCACCTGCTGCGCGACGCACGGCTTTCTGCCGCTGATGTCGAATGAGGAAGCCAAACGCGCGCAGATTCAAATCGCCCGCACCAATTACAGCAAACATTTCGGACGCCCGCCGCGCGGCATCTGGCTGGCCGAATGCGCCTTCAATCCCGGCGATGACAAATATCTGGCCGAAGCCGGCATCCAGTTTTTCATCACCGACGCGCACGCGATTCTTTACGGCACACCGCGCCCGCGCCGGGGCATTTATGCGCCGGTTGTCACCGAAACCGGCGTGGCCGTCTTTGCCCGCGACAGCGAAACCAGCGAACAGGTGTGGAGCAGCGAGATCGGCTACCCCGGCGACCCGCTGTACCGCGAGTTTTATCGCGACCTGGGTTACGACGCACAGGATTTCGACTACATCAAACCATACCTGCACGACGATGGCGTGCGCCGCAACATCGGCCTCAAATATCACCGCATCACCGGCAAAGTCCCACTGCACGCCAAAGAACCTTACGTGCCCGAATGGGCGCAGGAACGCGTGGCCGAACACGCCGGCAACTTCCTCGAAAACCGCCAGAAACAGGCCGCGCATTTGAGCTACACGCTGGGCCGTCCGCCCATCATCGTTGCGCCTTACGACGCCGAACTCTTCGGCCATTGGTGGTTCGAGGGGCCGTTCTTTCTCTATTACCTGTTCCAGAAACTGCATCACGACCAGAACCAGATTCAGGCCATCTCGCCGATTGATTATCTGGAAATGTATCCCGACAACCAGACGCAAACGCCCTCGGCTTCATCCTGGGGCGCCGAAGGCTACAACCGCGTCTGGATCAACCGGCAAACCGACTGGCTTTACCTGCACCAACAAGTCGCCGAACTGCGCATGGTCGAATTGGCCGAACGCTTCCCACAAACAGAAGGATTGCTGCAACGCGCGTTGAATCAGGCCGCGCGCGAATTGTTGCTGGCGCAATCCTCCGACTGGGCCTTTATCATCACAACCGGCACGATGGTGCAATACGCGGTCAAACGCTTCAAAGACCACATCCACCGGTTCACGCGCTTGTATGAAATGATCGAGGCGGGCGAGCTTGACGAAGCCTGGCTGACTGATGTGGAAGGCAAAGATAATATCTTTGCTGAACTTGATTACCGTGTTTACGCACCCAGTCTATGA
- a CDS encoding VCBS repeat-containing protein, with the protein MPSLSLRGAAATAYLKQQGFAVALAEAAPANSSATAAALGALSPDAPCETKIVAPDGLAGALFGSLGIEGNTLVIGAPGDTVGGNLSQGSVYVYVRGGTNWVLQQKLTAPDGRNGDYFGRAVGISGNTIVIGASQADLGTTAANQGAAYVFVRNSNNVWTQQAKLFASDASGGDILGEIVRIEGDTVIAGARGADRVGPPLQVDSGAAYVFVRNGTTWTQQAKLTASDGVGGDNFGMSADISGDTAVVGAWFDAEGINTQQGSAYIFTRNSAGQWSQQTKILAGDGIAGDWFGISSAIDGDTVVIGARQDNLNPGTPGSGNGEGSAYIYVRSGATWALQQKIIASDPSIGATFGESCAILGNRIVVGGFNVAGKGAAYLYQRTGTSWGFQQKFTASDGLANDFFADFVALGSSTGGGYVVVASSYGDDIGFNINQGSAYVYQMITLDPPSLPNSVIGVPYNQALTASGGTGPYNFSLTAGALPNTLTLSAAGVISGTPTAPGTFTFTVTATAANGCSGAYNYTLVVQQHKTAKADFDGDGKTDLSVFNPSAAPPLPNWTVLNSGNGATATQQWGAGYAPYFDNIVPGDYDGDGKTDHAIWRGQDSIWYIRKSSDGQAILDLWGANYAPYFDIPVPGDYDGDGKTDIAVFRRSGTWFVKRSSDGSFLIQTHGQQDDIPVPADYDGDGKTDLAVFRPSAIAPTPNWLILNSSTNTVTSIQWGAGYAPYFDTPVPADYDGDGKADLAIWRGADSIWYIRKSSDGQFMLDLWGANYAPYFDIPAPADYDGDGKADIAVWRRSGTWFVKRSSNGSFLIQNQGQSGDVPVPANGVR; encoded by the coding sequence TTGCCGTCCTTATCTTTGCGCGGCGCGGCGGCCACCGCATACCTCAAGCAGCAAGGATTTGCTGTAGCGCTGGCTGAGGCCGCGCCTGCCAACTCATCCGCAACGGCGGCAGCGCTAGGGGCGTTGTCACCGGACGCTCCCTGCGAAACAAAAATCGTCGCGCCGGACGGATTGGCGGGAGCGCTGTTTGGCTCGTTAGGAATTGAGGGAAATACCTTAGTGATCGGGGCGCCCGGAGACACCGTCGGCGGCAACTTAAGTCAAGGGTCGGTTTACGTTTACGTGCGGGGCGGCACAAACTGGGTTCTCCAGCAAAAACTAACTGCGCCTGATGGTAGAAACGGCGATTATTTTGGGCGTGCCGTGGGCATCAGCGGCAACACAATTGTGATTGGCGCATCGCAAGCTGACCTGGGCACAACGGCAGCCAATCAAGGCGCGGCCTATGTTTTCGTCCGCAACAGCAATAACGTTTGGACGCAACAGGCAAAGCTCTTTGCCTCAGACGCTTCCGGCGGGGATATTTTGGGTGAGATTGTGCGCATTGAGGGCGACACCGTGATCGCCGGGGCGCGGGGCGCTGACCGTGTGGGGCCGCCCTTGCAAGTTGACAGCGGTGCGGCCTACGTTTTCGTCCGCAATGGGACGACTTGGACGCAGCAAGCGAAACTCACTGCCAGCGATGGCGTGGGCGGTGATAATTTCGGAATGAGCGCCGATATTTCGGGCGATACGGCGGTGGTCGGCGCTTGGTTCGACGCGGAAGGCATCAACACGCAGCAAGGCTCGGCTTATATTTTTACGCGCAACAGCGCGGGACAGTGGTCGCAGCAAACCAAAATACTCGCGGGCGACGGTATCGCAGGGGATTGGTTTGGCATTTCATCGGCAATTGATGGCGACACAGTGGTCATCGGCGCGCGGCAAGACAATCTCAATCCGGGTACGCCGGGCTCTGGTAACGGTGAAGGCTCGGCCTACATTTATGTTCGCAGCGGGGCGACTTGGGCGCTTCAGCAAAAGATCATTGCCAGTGACCCGTCTATAGGCGCGACCTTTGGTGAGAGTTGCGCGATTCTCGGCAACAGAATTGTCGTCGGCGGGTTTAATGTCGCCGGCAAAGGCGCGGCATATCTTTACCAGCGCACTGGAACGAGCTGGGGATTCCAACAAAAGTTCACCGCTAGCGACGGTCTGGCAAACGATTTTTTCGCTGATTTTGTGGCGCTTGGAAGCTCCACTGGCGGAGGTTACGTCGTGGTGGCGAGTTCTTATGGCGACGACATCGGCTTCAATATCAACCAAGGCTCGGCGTATGTTTACCAGATGATTACCCTTGATCCGCCGAGCTTGCCCAATAGTGTAATCGGTGTGCCTTACAATCAGGCGCTCACGGCCAGTGGCGGCACAGGGCCTTACAACTTCAGCCTCACTGCGGGCGCATTGCCGAACACCCTGACGCTCTCAGCGGCTGGTGTTATCTCCGGCACTCCCACAGCGCCCGGTACGTTTACCTTTACGGTCACTGCCACCGCTGCCAATGGGTGTAGTGGCGCCTACAATTACACGCTGGTAGTGCAGCAGCACAAAACTGCCAAAGCCGATTTCGATGGCGATGGCAAAACCGATCTGAGCGTCTTCAATCCCAGCGCTGCACCGCCGCTGCCGAATTGGACGGTACTCAATAGCGGCAATGGCGCGACCGCCACGCAGCAATGGGGCGCGGGTTATGCGCCCTACTTCGACAACATCGTGCCGGGTGATTACGACGGCGATGGCAAGACCGATCACGCCATCTGGCGCGGCCAGGATTCGATCTGGTACATCCGTAAGAGCAGCGATGGCCAAGCCATCCTTGATCTATGGGGGGCGAACTATGCGCCGTATTTCGATATTCCGGTGCCGGGCGATTATGACGGCGATGGCAAGACCGACATTGCGGTTTTCCGGCGTAGTGGCACTTGGTTCGTCAAACGCAGTTCGGATGGTTCGTTCCTGATTCAAACGCACGGGCAGCAGGACGACATCCCAGTGCCGGCTGATTATGACGGCGATGGCAAGACGGACTTAGCGGTCTTCCGGCCCAGCGCCATTGCGCCCACGCCGAACTGGCTCATCCTGAACAGTTCGACGAATACAGTGACCAGCATTCAATGGGGTGCGGGGTATGCGCCATACTTCGACACACCGGTGCCAGCGGACTATGACGGCGACGGCAAAGCCGACTTGGCGATCTGGCGCGGGGCGGATTCGATCTGGTACATCCGCAAATCTTCGGATGGGCAATTCATGCTCGACCTGTGGGGAGCGAATTATGCGCCGTACTTCGACATTCCCGCGCCCGCCGATTACGACGGTGATGGCAAGGCGGATATTGCAGTCTGGCGGCGATCGGGGACGTGGTTCGTCAAGCGCAGTTCAAACGGCAGCTTCCTGATTCAAAACCAGGGGCAAAGCGGCGATGTGCCGGTGCCTGCGAATGGCGTGCGGTGA
- a CDS encoding enoyl-CoA hydratase/isomerase family protein, giving the protein MRQVMSTSYEHLLIETTPEGVHTITLNRPDKLNAVNLQLAAELPHALNAASADDAVRVVVITGAGRGFCAGLELSPANVAAMREAGNKTRHERLDDLHWVGRWVLAVTGCDKPVIAAINGPVIGAGCGLTLACDIRLLSEAAVISTGYTRIALCPDAGVSYFLPRLVGWSRAAELILTARDIKPEEAERIGLVSRVLPAENFAAGVAEYAKQLAAGPPLALTLSKRLLLASMDSDLRNHLRREINGIMQCLASADTKEAMQAFGEKRRPVFNGH; this is encoded by the coding sequence ATGAGGCAAGTCATGAGCACTTCATACGAACACCTGCTAATCGAAACCACGCCCGAAGGCGTCCACACCATCACGCTCAATCGCCCCGACAAACTGAACGCGGTGAACCTGCAACTCGCCGCAGAGTTGCCGCACGCGCTCAACGCCGCCAGCGCGGACGATGCCGTGCGCGTGGTCGTCATCACCGGTGCGGGGCGCGGCTTTTGCGCGGGTTTGGAATTGTCGCCCGCCAACGTCGCCGCGATGCGCGAAGCGGGCAACAAGACGCGCCACGAACGGCTGGACGATTTGCATTGGGTGGGACGCTGGGTGCTGGCCGTGACGGGTTGCGACAAGCCTGTCATCGCCGCGATCAATGGCCCGGTGATCGGGGCAGGTTGCGGGTTGACGCTGGCTTGCGACATTCGGTTGTTGAGCGAGGCGGCAGTAATCAGCACGGGCTACACGCGCATCGCGCTCTGCCCGGATGCGGGCGTGAGTTACTTCCTGCCGCGTCTGGTTGGTTGGTCGCGCGCAGCGGAATTGATTTTGACCGCGCGCGACATCAAACCCGAAGAGGCCGAGCGCATCGGTTTGGTCAGCCGCGTCTTGCCTGCCGAAAACTTTGCGGCGGGCGTGGCCGAATACGCCAAACAATTGGCCGCCGGGCCGCCGCTGGCGCTGACGTTGTCGAAGCGGCTCTTGCTGGCTTCGATGGATTCGGACTTGCGCAATCACTTGCGGCGCGAGATCAACGGCATCATGCAATGCCTGGCGAGCGCAGACACCAAAGAGGCAATGCAGGCGTTTGGCGAAAAGCGGCGGCCTGTGTTTAACGGGCACTGA
- a CDS encoding nuclear transport factor 2 family protein, giving the protein MSAPEIETGLARWHECVASGDMAKLDELTADNVIFRSPFLWKPKPGKAMLKLVLNAASQIFEDFAYHRQMTDGTSWTLEFSAHIGAIELKGVDIIRFNDAGQIEEFEVLIRPAKGLQALGEAMARKLAEQGMWEQFAQG; this is encoded by the coding sequence ATGTCAGCACCGGAAATAGAGACGGGTTTGGCGCGTTGGCACGAGTGCGTGGCGAGCGGCGACATGGCGAAGCTGGACGAATTGACAGCCGACAACGTCATCTTTCGTTCGCCCTTTTTGTGGAAGCCGAAACCGGGCAAAGCGATGCTGAAACTCGTGCTGAACGCAGCCTCACAAATATTCGAGGATTTCGCCTATCACCGCCAGATGACCGATGGCACGTCGTGGACGCTCGAATTCAGCGCGCACATCGGCGCCATCGAGTTGAAGGGTGTGGACATCATTCGCTTCAATGACGCAGGCCAGATCGAAGAATTCGAGGTGCTGATCCGCCCGGCCAAGGGCTTGCAGGCGCTGGGCGAGGCGATGGCACGCAAGCTGGCCGAACAAGGCATGTGGGAGCAATTCGCGCAAGGATAA
- a CDS encoding DUF1801 domain-containing protein, protein MKKTAPRPPSTDLLRFLAVYERTVGELALALREVVLSEAPTANEFIYDAYNAVAIAFTFTDKWLEGFCHIAVYRRYVNLGFQRGAELDDPAGVLKGTGKLIRHFRIAETDDLKQPHIRQYLCAAIQHNKQTTPKLKTAAAKSIVKGISPTKRRPR, encoded by the coding sequence ATGAAAAAGACCGCGCCACGACCACCCAGCACCGACTTGCTGAGATTCCTTGCCGTTTATGAGCGAACCGTCGGCGAACTCGCGCTGGCCTTGCGCGAGGTAGTTTTGTCCGAAGCGCCCACTGCCAACGAATTTATCTACGACGCCTACAACGCTGTTGCCATCGCGTTCACCTTCACCGACAAATGGCTGGAAGGCTTCTGCCACATTGCGGTGTACCGTCGCTACGTCAACCTGGGCTTTCAACGCGGTGCGGAACTCGACGATCCGGCGGGCGTACTCAAAGGCACGGGCAAGTTGATTCGTCACTTTCGCATCGCCGAGACGGACGATTTGAAACAGCCGCACATCCGACAATACCTATGCGCAGCGATCCAGCACAACAAACAAACCACGCCCAAACTCAAGACCGCTGCCGCCAAGTCCATCGTCAAAGGCATCAGCCCGACTAAACGTCGGCCGCGTTAA
- a CDS encoding sigma-70 family RNA polymerase sigma factor, with protein sequence MAHKAERERVLPTDVTQLLLDWNAGDQAALAELMPLVYAELRQIAARQLRRERHEHTLQPTALVHEAWLRLVQTKRLTWQNRAHFLGVAAELMRRILVDHARRRSAGIRGGGETRLALDEALDVAQPREVALLALDDALTSLAALDPRQSRIVELKYFGGLEIDEIAEVLGISPATVKRDWQWARAWLHREISR encoded by the coding sequence CTGGCGCATAAAGCCGAAAGGGAGAGGGTTTTGCCGACAGACGTAACCCAATTGTTGTTGGATTGGAACGCGGGCGATCAGGCTGCGCTCGCCGAACTCATGCCGCTCGTCTATGCCGAGTTGCGCCAAATTGCCGCGCGGCAGTTGCGCCGCGAACGCCACGAGCACACTTTGCAACCGACGGCGTTGGTGCACGAAGCCTGGCTGCGGCTCGTCCAGACCAAGCGCCTGACGTGGCAAAACCGGGCGCACTTTTTGGGTGTGGCGGCGGAGCTAATGCGCCGCATCTTGGTGGATCATGCGCGGCGGCGCAGCGCAGGCATACGCGGTGGCGGCGAAACCCGCTTGGCGTTGGATGAAGCCTTGGACGTAGCTCAGCCGCGCGAGGTCGCGCTGTTGGCGCTCGATGATGCGCTGACCAGTCTGGCCGCGCTCGATCCGCGCCAGAGCCGGATTGTTGAATTGAAATACTTCGGCGGTTTGGAAATAGACGAAATCGCTGAAGTCCTCGGGATTTCACCCGCCACAGTCAAACGCGATTGGCAATGGGCGCGCGCCTGGTTGCACCGTGAAATTAGCCGGTAG